The Haloplanus sp. CK5-1 genome contains a region encoding:
- a CDS encoding 2-phosphosulfolactate phosphatase: MSLLADGTAESLPIDRLIPARAQIPDDPNPGNYVVVDVAQFSTTVPELFANGATYVHITETRGDEPAFKADHPRAKIGGGSGPNYRGEPGYDFFNSPSFVQDVDVAGRPTAMTSTNGGNAVTDLRLAGDGDVEIYVGGLTNGVAVADHLRERDGETYFVAAGSNGKPSPEDVAGALFIARHLLDDPPTDRELAVYHEMVAFSKGPKYERRPRIKRTDLYEYALNVDSRDIVPKLDGQKLYDVAGDA, encoded by the coding sequence GTGAGTCTACTCGCAGACGGGACGGCGGAGTCGCTCCCTATCGACCGCCTGATTCCAGCAAGGGCACAGATTCCCGACGATCCGAACCCGGGTAACTACGTCGTCGTCGACGTGGCGCAGTTCTCGACGACGGTCCCCGAACTGTTCGCCAACGGCGCTACGTACGTCCATATCACCGAAACGCGTGGCGACGAACCGGCATTCAAAGCGGACCACCCGCGGGCGAAGATCGGCGGTGGCTCCGGTCCGAACTACCGGGGTGAACCGGGCTACGACTTCTTCAATTCGCCGAGTTTCGTCCAAGACGTCGACGTTGCGGGCCGTCCGACGGCGATGACGTCCACGAACGGCGGCAACGCCGTCACCGATCTTCGGTTGGCTGGGGACGGCGACGTCGAAATCTACGTCGGTGGACTGACCAACGGCGTCGCGGTGGCCGATCACCTCCGCGAACGGGACGGGGAGACGTACTTCGTCGCCGCCGGGTCCAACGGGAAACCGTCGCCGGAGGACGTCGCCGGCGCGCTGTTCATCGCGCGACATCTGCTCGACGATCCGCCGACCGACCGCGAACTGGCGGTCTATCACGAGATGGTCGCGTTCTCGAAGGGTCCGAAGTACGAACGGCGGCCCCGGATCAAGCGCACCGATCTCTACGAGTACGCACTAAACGTCGACAGCCGGGATATCGTGCCGAAACTCGACGGGCAGAAACTGTACGATGTCGCCGGTGACGCGTGA
- a CDS encoding PHP domain-containing protein, giving the protein MRADVHTHTTFSDGSELSAMIGAASDAGLDALGLTDHCIVTDDAFGRRAQYDLVETYERRREVIEATRERVDLTLYDAAEVCYVESETDATEAFLETAGFDYTIGSVHFADAYDYTSDVPYVGESDEFRRAAVERYYDAVVGLVESELFDVLGHLDLPERLETLRGHSHREDYERVAAALADSRTVPELNAGRINRTLGRPHPDPSMFDPFDDRGVGFVLGSDSHRPDELTDRVPVLRELVAEADIEPLGIDDLLG; this is encoded by the coding sequence ATGCGGGCGGACGTCCACACGCATACGACCTTCTCCGACGGGTCCGAGTTGTCGGCGATGATCGGGGCAGCCTCGGACGCCGGCCTCGACGCTCTGGGCCTGACCGACCACTGCATCGTGACCGACGACGCGTTCGGTCGCCGGGCACAGTACGACCTCGTCGAGACGTACGAGCGGCGGCGCGAGGTCATCGAGGCGACCCGAGAGCGGGTCGACCTGACGCTGTACGACGCCGCGGAGGTGTGTTACGTCGAGAGCGAGACCGACGCGACCGAGGCGTTCCTCGAAACCGCCGGCTTCGACTACACCATCGGCAGCGTCCACTTCGCCGACGCGTACGACTACACCAGCGATGTCCCGTACGTCGGCGAGAGCGACGAGTTCCGTCGGGCCGCGGTCGAACGCTACTACGACGCCGTCGTCGGGCTGGTCGAATCGGAACTGTTCGACGTGCTCGGCCATCTCGACCTGCCCGAACGACTGGAGACGCTGCGTGGCCACTCACACAGGGAGGACTACGAACGCGTCGCCGCGGCGCTGGCCGACTCGCGGACCGTCCCGGAACTCAACGCCGGGCGGATCAACCGGACGCTAGGTCGCCCACATCCCGATCCGTCGATGTTCGACCCGTTCGACGACCGCGGTGTCGGGTTCGTCCTCGGAAGCGACAGCCACCGACCCGACGAACTGACCGACCGCGTCCCGGTGCTCCGGGAACTCGTCGCCGAGGCGGATATCGAACCCCTCGGAATCGACGACCTGCTTGGGTAG
- a CDS encoding energy-coupling factor transporter transmembrane component T has product MGYLDALRNITIADIKVDLMRTAYDNEGALLNKFDPRVVIVWSAIFVIVPWFFYEPEPLFAMLVASLTLAYLSQTSVYLLVLLIWGSLSNIGFIVILSSVVYWWQGGTGGLRGAVVDNSVALLPFTMKLTVISVVSLAAFSAMSPKKLAKGLLSLGVPRPFTFAIAYGYRMMPVLLEEYHDLVNSLRLRNEAPENRGPFRWRYYLYLLKLSIKAFYPMAFNVAKRSRVTVEAMETKGFSHSLGDEASRELRLGDLEIQPRDVTFMLVSLLFVVVVAVFL; this is encoded by the coding sequence ATGGGGTATCTCGACGCGCTCCGGAACATTACGATCGCCGATATCAAGGTCGACCTCATGCGGACGGCCTACGACAACGAGGGGGCGTTGCTAAACAAGTTCGACCCACGTGTCGTGATCGTCTGGTCTGCGATCTTCGTCATCGTCCCTTGGTTCTTCTACGAACCCGAACCGCTGTTCGCGATGCTGGTTGCGTCGCTGACGCTGGCGTACCTCTCACAGACCAGCGTCTACCTCCTCGTGCTCCTGATCTGGGGGAGCCTCTCGAACATCGGATTCATCGTCATCCTCAGTTCCGTCGTCTACTGGTGGCAAGGGGGAACTGGGGGGCTCCGGGGCGCGGTCGTCGACAACAGCGTCGCACTCCTCCCGTTTACCATGAAACTGACCGTCATCTCGGTCGTGAGTCTAGCGGCGTTCTCGGCGATGAGTCCGAAGAAACTCGCCAAGGGACTGTTGAGCCTCGGTGTTCCTCGGCCGTTCACCTTCGCGATCGCGTATGGCTACCGGATGATGCCGGTCCTACTCGAGGAGTACCACGACTTGGTCAACTCGTTGCGGCTCCGAAACGAGGCTCCCGAGAACCGCGGTCCGTTTCGGTGGCGATACTACCTGTATCTGCTGAAGCTCTCGATCAAAGCCTTCTATCCGATGGCGTTCAACGTCGCCAAACGCTCTAGAGTCACCGTCGAGGCGATGGAAACCAAGGGGTTCTCCCACTCTCTGGGCGACGAAGCCAGCCGAGAACTCAGGCTGGGCGACCTCGAAATCCAGCCACGCGACGTGACGTTCATGTTGGTGTCGCTGCTGTTCGTCGTCGTCGTCGCGGTATTTCTGTAA
- a CDS encoding energy-coupling factor transporter ATPase: MTSTTITVDDLTFRYPGSDDPVLRNANVEIDSEEFTAIIGANGSGKTTLCKAFNGLVPHFFDGTFEGTVTVGDTVTTESDVSALSRTVGYVFQDFENQLVQPIVRDDVAFAPKNHGVVDYRTRAMDALEAVGLDDAADRFIWELSGGQQHLVALAGVLSMDPNIIIVDEPAAQLDPHNARRTYEQLRDIQRNTDVGVIVIEHHTEFIADYCDRLVMVADGDVAWTDPVDIGLNRVEELLDANIHPPQVTQIARQLSEEDGTLPNGRYPVTVEQAADAFPTAVPEKDHTVTLDGSGTTETLISVRDVTHGYPTLREGRKTVLDGFDLNLYAGNRVALVGANGAGKSTLLRLLTGLESPDEGAVTVLGNDTNDTLPEELAEETVYIHQNPEEMFVEETVRDDVAYYLENRNAPNVDERVDDVIEFLDLEDIADRDGRLLSIGQQRRASLAIGLATDPTIVLLDEPTGSLDLQSRREVTRMLSRSESRTETVVVATHDLKLVAEWADRVIVLGPDGILADETPQSIFGRPDLLERAHLRPPQVVELSERLGIDPPSLSTSEHLERLPRREVQ, translated from the coding sequence ATGACTTCAACGACAATCACTGTCGACGACCTGACGTTCCGGTACCCGGGCAGCGACGACCCAGTGTTACGGAACGCGAACGTCGAGATCGATTCCGAGGAGTTCACCGCGATCATCGGTGCCAACGGGAGCGGCAAAACGACGCTGTGCAAGGCGTTCAACGGACTGGTACCCCATTTTTTCGACGGGACGTTCGAGGGGACGGTCACAGTTGGGGACACCGTCACGACCGAGAGCGACGTCTCGGCTCTCTCCCGGACGGTCGGCTACGTGTTTCAGGACTTCGAGAACCAACTCGTCCAGCCGATCGTCCGCGACGACGTGGCGTTCGCGCCGAAAAATCACGGGGTGGTAGACTACCGGACCCGTGCGATGGATGCACTCGAAGCGGTGGGACTCGACGACGCCGCCGATCGGTTCATCTGGGAACTCAGCGGCGGCCAACAACATCTGGTCGCCCTCGCTGGCGTGCTATCGATGGACCCGAACATCATCATCGTCGACGAGCCGGCGGCCCAACTCGATCCTCACAACGCCCGACGAACCTACGAACAGCTTCGCGATATCCAGCGGAACACCGACGTCGGCGTGATAGTGATCGAACACCACACGGAGTTCATCGCCGACTACTGTGACCGACTTGTCATGGTCGCCGACGGCGACGTGGCGTGGACCGACCCGGTCGACATCGGACTGAACCGGGTCGAGGAACTGCTCGACGCGAACATCCACCCGCCACAGGTCACCCAAATCGCCCGGCAACTGTCGGAGGAGGACGGAACCTTGCCGAACGGTCGGTATCCGGTGACGGTCGAACAGGCCGCCGATGCCTTTCCGACGGCCGTCCCCGAAAAGGATCACACGGTAACGCTGGACGGTAGCGGCACCACTGAGACCCTTATTAGCGTCCGCGACGTGACCCACGGCTATCCGACGCTTCGCGAGGGCCGAAAGACGGTTCTCGACGGGTTCGATTTGAACCTGTACGCCGGTAACAGGGTTGCCCTCGTCGGAGCCAACGGTGCCGGGAAATCCACGCTGCTCCGGTTGCTTACCGGCCTCGAATCGCCGGACGAGGGAGCTGTCACCGTTCTCGGCAACGATACGAACGACACGCTCCCCGAGGAACTGGCCGAGGAGACGGTGTACATCCACCAGAATCCCGAGGAGATGTTCGTCGAGGAAACGGTCCGGGACGACGTCGCGTACTACTTGGAAAACAGGAACGCTCCGAACGTCGACGAGCGGGTCGACGACGTCATCGAATTCCTCGACCTCGAAGACATCGCCGACCGAGATGGCCGACTCCTGAGTATCGGCCAACAGCGGCGTGCGTCGCTGGCGATCGGTCTGGCGACCGACCCGACCATCGTACTGCTCGACGAACCAACCGGGAGCCTCGACCTCCAGAGCCGCCGCGAGGTGACACGGATGCTCTCGCGATCGGAGTCCCGCACGGAGACGGTCGTCGTCGCCACACACGACCTCAAGCTGGTAGCCGAGTGGGCGGATCGAGTGATCGTCCTCGGCCCCGACGGAATCCTGGCCGACGAAACGCCACAGTCGATATTCGGTCGGCCCGACCTCCTGGAACGGGCCCACCTCCGACCACCGCAAGTCGTCGAACTCAGCGAACGGCTCGGGATCGACCCGCCCTCGCTATCGACATCGGAACACCTCGAACGGCTGCCGAGACGGGAGGTCCAGTGA
- a CDS encoding response regulator, with translation MTDSPDDRPTVLVVDDERDLTDLYEVWLSDDYHVRTAYGGEEALAAHDDAVDVVLLDRRMPDLSGDEVLERLRDQGSDCQVVMVTAVDPDFDILEMGFDGYVTKPVDRDQLQSVVERMLTRREYDAQLQSYYRLVAQRAALVAEKDAGELASNPEFADLEARIADLKAETDLAVSDFDETDFDAAFRDLDDS, from the coding sequence ATGACCGACTCGCCGGACGATCGACCGACGGTCCTCGTCGTCGACGACGAACGCGACCTCACCGATCTGTACGAGGTGTGGCTGTCCGACGACTACCACGTCCGCACGGCCTACGGCGGCGAGGAGGCCCTCGCCGCACACGACGACGCGGTCGACGTCGTCCTGCTGGATCGGCGGATGCCCGACCTGTCCGGCGACGAGGTCCTGGAGCGACTCCGCGACCAGGGGTCCGACTGTCAGGTCGTCATGGTGACGGCAGTCGACCCGGATTTCGACATCCTCGAGATGGGGTTCGACGGTTACGTCACCAAACCCGTCGACCGTGATCAACTGCAAAGCGTCGTCGAGCGGATGCTCACGCGCCGCGAGTACGACGCGCAACTCCAGTCATACTACCGACTCGTCGCACAGCGTGCTGCGCTCGTGGCCGAGAAGGACGCCGGCGAACTCGCCTCGAACCCCGAGTTCGCCGATCTGGAGGCCCGGATCGCCGATCTGAAAGCGGAGACGGACCTCGCCGTGAGCGACTTCGACGAGACGGACTTCGACGCCGCGTTTCGGGATCTGGACGACTCCTGA
- a CDS encoding PAS domain S-box protein: MEDRSAESVERSPADERILLIANPGQDRTLLRDWLDSLSRYRVVVRDPGGSLPDPDSYDLCLLDDAALARSADELLGHRAESDPVFLPCLLVTTARDAVGDHFAVEDDDGRSLVDDIVPLPVEQSLLSRRIENLLHARRAATRLREREQQYERLVNLTPEALLVLRDHEIVYSNAAAADTFAGGDDADLQGRSVTTLVPDDALDRFTETLRDIDRDGRVEGFRSVRMRTTAGDHVRTKVAGTRVVFGEEPATQLLVRDVTAEHEREQRLSLFGRAIQSAAQGVTIADARREDTPLVYANSAFEEITGYSQAEALGRNCRFLQGSRTADEPVARMRRAIDTGTPVTVEVLNYRKDGTAFWNQVDLLPVTDDDGTVTHFLGLQRDITRRKSREERLQVLDRVLRHNLRNRMNVIIGHAERLQSDDDPAVVETAETIERAGQSLLSISEQITEFEGLISRSDQGPTVYDLASALERVVAGVRAEHPAATVRLDSPESATIRGSRLLPAALEEVLELAVRPGPADADVELVVRVGGDRVCLDLIDHGRTIPESDFEVIARESESSTEHPDGLEFWLVRWAVLNSNGDMDADPVDDRRFSIRLPRGGDETDRATER; this comes from the coding sequence ATGGAGGATCGGTCCGCCGAGTCGGTCGAGCGGAGTCCGGCCGACGAGCGGATCCTGTTGATCGCTAACCCCGGCCAAGATCGGACGCTCCTCCGGGACTGGCTCGACTCGCTGTCCCGGTACCGCGTCGTCGTTCGCGATCCGGGGGGATCCCTTCCCGACCCCGACTCGTACGATCTCTGTCTCCTCGACGACGCCGCGCTCGCCCGATCCGCCGACGAACTGCTCGGTCACCGGGCCGAATCGGACCCCGTCTTCCTGCCCTGTCTGCTCGTGACGACCGCACGCGACGCCGTCGGCGACCACTTCGCCGTCGAGGACGACGACGGCCGGTCGCTCGTCGACGACATCGTTCCGCTCCCGGTCGAGCAGTCGCTCCTCAGCCGCCGGATAGAGAACCTGTTGCACGCCCGGCGGGCCGCCACTCGCCTCCGGGAGCGAGAACAGCAGTACGAACGACTGGTCAACCTCACTCCCGAGGCGCTCCTCGTCCTCCGCGATCACGAGATCGTGTACAGCAACGCGGCCGCGGCCGACACCTTCGCCGGCGGCGACGACGCCGATCTGCAGGGGCGCTCCGTCACGACGCTCGTCCCGGACGACGCGCTCGACCGGTTCACCGAGACGCTGCGCGACATCGACCGCGACGGGCGGGTCGAGGGGTTCCGGAGCGTCCGCATGCGGACGACGGCCGGCGACCACGTCCGGACGAAGGTGGCCGGGACCCGTGTCGTCTTCGGCGAGGAACCGGCGACGCAGTTGCTCGTCCGCGACGTGACGGCCGAACACGAGCGCGAACAGCGGTTGTCCCTGTTCGGACGGGCGATCCAGTCGGCGGCCCAGGGCGTCACGATCGCCGACGCACGACGGGAGGACACCCCGCTCGTCTACGCCAATTCGGCGTTCGAGGAGATCACGGGCTACTCCCAGGCCGAAGCACTGGGACGGAACTGCCGGTTCCTACAGGGGAGTCGAACCGCGGACGAACCGGTCGCACGGATGCGACGAGCCATCGACACCGGAACCCCGGTCACCGTCGAAGTGCTGAACTACCGGAAGGACGGCACGGCCTTCTGGAACCAAGTGGACCTCCTGCCGGTCACCGACGACGACGGGACGGTCACGCACTTCCTCGGGTTGCAGCGCGATATCACCCGACGAAAGTCGCGCGAGGAGCGCCTGCAGGTGCTCGATCGGGTGTTGCGCCACAACCTGCGCAACCGCATGAACGTGATCATCGGACACGCCGAACGACTCCAGTCCGACGACGATCCGGCCGTCGTCGAGACGGCGGAAACGATCGAACGCGCGGGACAAAGTCTCCTCTCGATCAGCGAGCAGATCACCGAGTTCGAGGGGCTCATCAGTCGGTCGGACCAGGGACCCACGGTGTACGATCTGGCGAGTGCCCTCGAACGGGTCGTCGCCGGCGTCCGGGCGGAGCACCCGGCGGCCACGGTCCGCCTCGACAGCCCGGAGTCGGCGACTATCCGGGGGAGTCGACTCCTCCCGGCGGCACTCGAGGAAGTCCTCGAACTCGCGGTCAGGCCCGGCCCGGCCGACGCCGACGTCGAACTCGTCGTTCGGGTCGGGGGCGACCGAGTGTGTCTCGACCTGATCGACCACGGACGGACCATCCCCGAGAGCGACTTCGAGGTGATCGCCAGGGAATCGGAGTCGTCGACCGAACATCCCGACGGACTAGAATTCTGGCTGGTTCGGTGGGCGGTCCTCAACTCGAACGGCGATATGGACGCCGATCCGGTGGACGACCGCCGGTTCAGCATCCGTCTCCCGCGTGGGGGCGACGAGACGGACCGCGCGACGGAGAGGTAG
- a CDS encoding ion transporter: MYSYVRRRTYHLLTPEEGGKFGYYVDAAIIALICLNVVMVVLETVDGLRASYGELFYWFETLSVAIFTAEYLGRLWTSVEDGAGPAVGRLRFATKPMLLVDLVAIAPFYMKKQGVLTRRSHGERVDLEFCQDPVPLGLSELLPHRHEGRQTLVQNRQQYYSDYFQQ; encoded by the coding sequence ATGTACTCCTACGTCCGACGACGGACCTACCACCTCCTGACGCCCGAAGAGGGTGGGAAATTCGGGTACTACGTCGACGCAGCCATCATCGCTCTCATCTGTCTGAACGTCGTTATGGTCGTCCTCGAGACGGTCGACGGCCTCAGGGCGAGTTACGGGGAGTTGTTCTACTGGTTCGAGACTCTCTCCGTCGCCATTTTCACCGCCGAGTATCTGGGACGCCTCTGGACGAGCGTCGAAGACGGTGCCGGGCCAGCAGTCGGTCGATTACGGTTCGCGACCAAGCCGATGCTACTCGTCGATCTCGTGGCTATCGCACCGTTCTACATGAAAAAGCAAGGGGTACTTACGAGAAGGAGCCACGGAGAGCGGGTGGATCTTGAGTTCTGCCAAGACCCAGTCCCACTGGGACTGTCCGAACTGCTCCCACACCGCCACGAAGGCCGTCAAACACTAGTACAGAATCGCCAGCAGTATTACAGCGATTATTTTCAGCAGTAA
- a CDS encoding DNA methyltransferase: MCSVYGDTVLDPFLGTGTPSFAAMVAGRNSVGYELDEEFVRLFKRRADDVPEYSRETFKKRLDDHEEFVEERLSEGKDFKYQADNYDFPVTTKQEKPIQCYAVSDVPEIEEEYAVSHTPCRGYCGRDRGKQTRWRSRFTFWLLTAFVAPETA, from the coding sequence ATGTGTTCTGTCTACGGGGATACCGTGCTTGACCCGTTCTTGGGAACAGGGACGCCTTCGTTCGCCGCGATGGTCGCGGGGCGAAATTCCGTCGGCTATGAACTGGACGAGGAGTTCGTACGGTTGTTCAAGCGACGAGCCGACGACGTTCCAGAATACTCGCGTGAGACTTTCAAGAAACGGTTAGACGACCACGAAGAGTTCGTCGAGGAGCGTCTGTCCGAGGGGAAGGACTTCAAATACCAGGCTGATAACTACGACTTCCCCGTCACGACGAAGCAAGAAAAACCGATCCAGTGCTACGCTGTCTCGGATGTCCCAGAAATTGAGGAAGAGTATGCGGTGTCGCACACCCCCTGTAGAGGATACTGCGGTCGGGATCGAGGAAAACAAACGAGGTGGCGAAGTCGATTCACTTTCTGGTTGCTAACCGCGTTCGTTGCGCCTGAAACCGCTTGA
- a CDS encoding HAMP domain-containing sensor histidine kinase encodes MSRYGISNGYAPARSLKYDLADDEFASPALEHINVLSLAKEMANLGPIKPGAGGGFEYRSKSDQSTEYYEQVFRRFDDLIEAKPGEIVSIDSLTDSVPSHGNGPSIPEDEQAAVFAPRHSSDPDGTGFGLTIVQRLAEAHGWDVTLTDSESGGARFEFTGVEIRDEYTPSAASTERNYYSSLCKSSHT; translated from the coding sequence ATGAGTCGATACGGAATCTCGAATGGGTACGCCCCGGCCCGCTCTCTTAAATATGATCTCGCGGACGACGAGTTCGCTTCTCCTGCACTCGAACACATCAACGTTCTCAGCCTTGCCAAGGAAATGGCTAATCTTGGACCAATTAAACCCGGAGCAGGCGGCGGCTTCGAGTACAGATCGAAGTCAGACCAATCCACTGAGTATTACGAACAGGTATTCCGCCGATTCGACGATCTCATCGAAGCCAAACCAGGTGAGATAGTTTCCATCGATTCCCTCACTGACTCTGTTCCATCTCACGGTAACGGACCAAGCATTCCTGAAGACGAACAGGCTGCGGTGTTTGCTCCAAGGCATTCATCCGATCCTGATGGAACTGGGTTTGGGTTGACTATCGTTCAGCGCCTCGCTGAAGCACATGGATGGGACGTCACGCTGACTGACAGCGAGTCCGGTGGTGCACGATTCGAGTTTACTGGCGTCGAAATCCGCGATGAATACACGCCATCTGCTGCATCAACGGAGCGGAACTACTATAGTAGCCTTTGTAAGTCATCACACACCTGA